A genomic window from Schistocerca serialis cubense isolate TAMUIC-IGC-003099 chromosome 4, iqSchSeri2.2, whole genome shotgun sequence includes:
- the LOC126473305 gene encoding ATP synthase subunit d, mitochondrial, with the protein MASAARRIRQVSVDWAKMAERVPEDQKSFFVAFKAKSDSYVRRMLANPENPPKIDWTYYKTRVPLKTMVDDFQKQYEALKVPYPADNVTPQIEAQEKEIKKAIEDYIKASNERIANFEAEANKLRSILPFEQMTMEDFRDAFPDQALDPINRPTFWPHNPEEQLGYKASDAVATQESGH; encoded by the exons ATGGCTTCAGCTGCAAGAAGAATTAGACAAGTGTCCGTAGACTGGGCAAAAATGGCCGAAAGAGTACCGGAAGATCAGAAGTCATTTTTCGTCGCATTTAAAGCAAAATCTGATTCATACGTTAGAAG AATGCTGGCAAATCCAGAAAACCCGCCGAAGATTGACTGGACGTATTACAAAACACGCGTACCATTGAAAACTATGGTTGATGATTTCCAGAAACAGTATGAAGCACTGAAAGTTCCATATCCGGCCGACAACGTCACACCACAGATTGaagcacaagaaaaagaaata AAAAAAGCCATTGAAGATTACATTAAAGCTTCCAATGAAAGAATAGCCAACTTTGAAGCAGAGGCAAATAAGCTGCGTTCTATCTTACCATTTGAGCAAATGACTATGGAAGATTTCAGAGATGCCTTCCCAGACCAG GCACTAGACCCTATCAACAGGCCAACTTTCTGGCCCCACAATCCAGAGGAGCAGCTTGGATACAAAGCATCAGATGCAGTTGCAACTCAGGAATCTGGACATTAA